A stretch of DNA from Calditrichota bacterium:
ATGAGAACTTTGAGCAAGCCACATTTCTCCGCCATTGGGCGATGTAAGATTTATTTGAGCAGAAGGACTTATTACAAAAAAAGCATCGCTCACATCCTGAACTAAAGAATGATTTAAATCTGTAACGCGAACCAAGCATTGCAGTGATGTAATATTTGGTACTTTCCATTCAATACTTTGGTCTCCAAAACCATCATTTACAACACCAATTTGTGTCCATGCCAGACCCGCGTTCGAGCTAAACTCAACCCGAAAATTGGAAGTATAAGGAGCAAACCAATCAATAAAATATGTAGAATCTACAAGAAATAATTCACCGCCATTTGGATGATATACTTCAATATAGCGTGGTAGTATTTTAAAAAGTCCATCACTTACTGCAACAATTGAGCTATCCTGAGAATCAACTATTCGCAGTTGTGCAGTGTTACTTTGAACCTCAGGAACACTCCATAAAAATTCTCCGGCTGCCGCATCAGCATTTGATACAACTTGAATCCAGGCAGCACTGGCATTTAACCTGTAATCGATTTTCACAGTGGCAACATTATTGGAATTCCATTGAATAACAAAAGGCTCCCCACCGATCAAAGTATCACCGGCAGTTGGTGAAATTACATCTATTGAAGCAGCAAAAGTATTGAAAGCTATTTCTGGACTAAATTCAGAACCACTATAACCAGCGTCCACAGCCTGAACACTCCAAAAAAAATTTTGGTCATTTTGCAAATTTATAAGCTTATAAAAACTATTGCTTTCAGCATTTCCTTTTACCGGGATTTTTAATTTTCCGGTAGCCAAATCAGCATGCGAGGCAACAATGTCTTCTTTGCCTGCAGCAGAACCTACCCGAACATTGTACGTTAATCCCTGGGAAGGTGTTCTGTCATCAACGGGTGCATCCCATATCAAAAAAACAGAATCTGCAACTACCTGAGTGCGTAAGTTTTGCGGTACACCCGGCGCCTGGTTGGCGTACACAGAGTTGACACTGTTTTTATATAAACGTGTTGAATATCCAAGGCCTCCATTTGTACCGGAATATCCAAACTGCACTATATCCAAATCGCCATCTCCGTCATAATCGCCAACTGCAGAAGCTGCCCTGCCCATTCCACGAATTGTATTGCTAACCCCCACATCCAATTGAAATGTATCTGTTCCCACATTTGCATAAACAAAGGCTGCATAATCTGAGGCGTTAGTTGTGGATCCCTGAGACCCGTTTACAAAAAAATCCCGGTTGCCGTCATTGTTAAAATCTCCCCAGGCAATCGAACCATAATGAGTTCCCTCATACATGCGGGAGTTTGTGTTTCGCTCATCCTCTGTTTGTTCGAAAAGCCATTTACCGGCATTATTCAAATCCGGCCCAATATTTTTATACATAACTGTTATTTTGGCATCAGTTCCTGCATCATCATCACGCCCTTCGCCGTTCATCAACAAGTCCGGGTCACCATCATTATCATAATCTGCCCACTTAATATCAGCTAGTGTAAATCCATTTGTAAAAAACGATTGCCCATCTGCCGTGGCATCAAAATCATATTCTAAATCAACAAATACGCCATTATCGTTTCGAAATAAATAAGAATCAAAATTCCCTCCGGCAATTACAAGATCTTTATCGCCATCGCCATCATAATCTGCCCATGCAGCATCAGCACCACCACTGATTGATTTTATTCCTTCCGAAGCAGTTACATCCAATGTGAAAATTTCTGAATTATTTTGATGTAATTCCCCGCGTGACGCAAGGTGAACATCCAAATCACCATCATTATCATAATCCACCCAAAGCGCGTCACCAAAATCCACAGGAAGATGGACTGCATCTATAATTGAACCATTTGACGTATCAATTTTAAAAATATGAGTGGCAGCCGCATCGCCGGAGAGTAACAGCTCCAAGTTTCCGTCACCATTCATATCACCCCATTCAATTGACCCATTTGATGCATTTGCCAAAATTGAACTTGGAGTAAATATTGGGCCGCCTTCATTTACATAAATATAGCTAACCTTATTTCCACTTGTGTTATCAAAACCTGTTGCAGCCAAATCCAAATCACCATCATTATCAAAATCACCCCAGGCCAATGCACCATCCTGAAAATTGGGCAAGCCAATATCAAGCTCTTCAAAAGTTTGGGCATTTGTTTGGATTGATATGATCAAAAAAATTAAAATTATTTTAATAAAAACGTTCATGCTATTCCTTGTCATCTGATGACTTTTTTCAATACAAATGTTTGAACAGTTGCTAGTTGGAAAATTTTAATTTGATGGCGGAGGCCAAATTCCACCTACATCCGGCAGCTCGTTTGAACCGGAACCACCATCATCACCACCCATAAGAAGTACGGCTGCAGCCGCAGCGACCAAAACCCCGCCGCCAACCCAATAGTACCAAGTGCTGCCTTCTTCGTTGCTTTTTGGTTGTACCTGTTTACCGGCAATTTTAATTGATGCTGTTTCAAGAACTCCAAGCAAACCATCCGCATCACCACGGTAATCCTCACTAACTGTTTTTAAAATTCGTCCGGTTTGCACATCAATAATTCGCAGATCGAGAGTGTAAGTCTGCCCTATTTTACCAATACTTCCGCCAACCATTTGTTCAACGCCAACTAAACGCCCAATCTCCACCAGGCATTCATCGGATACGCAACCGCTTTGCTGAAAACCTTGTTCACCAAGAATTTCGTCCATTTGTTCGCGTTCCAGCACGTGGAAGGCTCCTGTATTTACAAGCTTTGATCGTAAACGGTCCGTTAAAGTTTTTGCCGCAGACTTGGACACACCTTCACCTTGAAGATCCAACACAGCAATGCGTTTTGCCTTTTGCTGGGCTTTAAGTTCTGTGCTTAAGGGAGAAAGAAAAAGAAAAAACGTGAAACTGAAAATTGTGACCCAGGAGACAGTTTTTACCATACAAACCTCAATATAAAATTATTTTCCCATTAAACGGTAAACGCAAGAAATCGGAAAAAAAATGATAATACTTTTTTAGATTTTTTATTGAAATGGTTGTCAGGGAAAAAATATTCCTGCATTATAAACAAAGAATAAATGAGATACAAAAAAGGCTGCCCAAACGAGCAGCCAGTAAAATTTTATTTGATAAGCAAACCACGCTGAATTGCTGTTTTATTTCCTGTACTTAACTTAAAAATATAAATACCGGAACTAACATTTTGCGCCTGCCAAACCGCATTATAACTACCGGCTGCTAATTCTGCATCCACCAGTTTTGCAATATGCTGACCAAGCACATTATAAACATCCAAAGTAACATGGCCTTCATCCATAATGCTGTAGTTAAGCTGTGTTACCGGATTAAACGGATTTGGGAAAACAGGTTTTAGAGCAAATGCTGTTGGGTAAAGCTGGCTTTCCAGGTTTAAAGAATTAATATAAGATTCCGTACCAACTGCTAAAGTAAATTCTCTTTTTTGTGATCCTTTTGCGGCGAATTTAATATCATTTTGATTTTTTAAGTTAAATGATAAAGCCGTTTTATGATCGAAAAGAAAAATATCTTTATCAGCAAGATTAGTTAATCCTGAAAATTCAAGAGTCAAAACTTCTTCAGCAGGATTGGTATAACAGGTGAATTGCCAGGTATGGCCTTCCTGATTGATTTCCCTGATATCTGTTACTTTATGTTCTTCTCTTTCATTTTTAAAAGAGATATACACTTGTTTTTGTAATCGTGGCGGTGCTGACAAATCAAATGAATCCAACTCATCCGATGCATTTTTTAGCTGTCCTGCAAAATTAAAAGCGCTACTACTTTTTCCATTAGTGGCCTTTATCCGGATTAGCCAATTATCATCAGAATTATTTTTAGTAGAATAAACTGTGGCTGGTTTACCAAGCTTGTCCGCTCCGGGCGCAATATAAAAATTTGTCCCGTCGGCAACCCAAAGCGCATAACCGCGCCATGGTTCCAATCCACTCTCATTTAGTTCCCAATCACCCGTAAAAGTCCAAAGCTTGTAATCTACCTGGGGCCATGTATACAAGCTGTCAAAGGGAACCCGGAAATTGAATGGATTACCAATCAGGCTCCATCCTTTTGGAACGCTAATTTCATAATCTTCACTTGCATCTATGGTTGAACCTGTCCCGGAATTTACAGCATAATCATCCGCCATAATTATAAAATAACCCTGATCAGGTGTAATATTGCCAACATCCGGATATTCCCTGATTTCCTGTGAAGTACGGTCATAACCAAACCAGCGAAAACGTTCGGTATCATAACTTCCCAAATCCGGATTGTTTGTTATAAACTTGGTTGGCGATTTATCATCTAAATCCAGCGGGATTGAAAAAAGGCGGTAATCAAAAACATCACTACCGGCGGGCGGAGTAACAGGATTTTCCAGACCTTGTGGCAGGGCAACAGTAATTCCTACAGTCTCACTGATCCTGTAATTATCATGATTATCACCAGACTCAACATACATCTCTACGCCTCTTTCGCTAACAGCAAACGATGGCACAGCACCCTGGTAAACATTCCCAGAAAATAAAGACATATCAACCTCAGTGAAATTTGTTTCACCACCCTGTTTATAGAACAGAGAAACATAATCCACACCAGTATTATCTATCACTTCAATAGTAACAGGACTCTCGCTGCCTTTCTGCTCATCTTCGGAATAATCAAAATTCGTAAACGCGGGCGCAGTTGTATCAATAATTGCAAAGGTTGATGTACTTACATCATTGATATCAGCATTTGCTACAGCAGATAAGCGAATTAAACATTGATTAGATACAAGAGCCGGTAAAGTCCATTCATAAAAAGCAGGAGTTGCCGGAACCGAAGCCTCTACAACATTGAATCCATTTCCATTATTAAAACTGAATTCAATTTTAATATTTGCAACATCTGTGCTTGACCAGTTTATCCGTTTTACACGGCCTGCTTCCCATTGCTCCCCACCATTAGGAACACTTAGCGTAATAGTTGCTGAGCCAGCGGCAACAATTGAAAATACACTATTGCTAACATCTGTTATAGCCCCGTCATTTTTATCGGTAACTCTAACAAGACATTGGTTCGATGGCACATTTGGAATAGTCCAGGGAGTGCTTGAATTCCCCGAGGTGGCATCAACATCAGAGATAAATGACCAGGATGAGCCATTATTTGTGCTATATTCTACCCGAAAATCAGATTCGTGTGTTGAGGTCCAATCTACATTATATTCAACTCCAACCGTTAAACTTTCCCCGCCATTTGGGTGGGAAACTGTAATTGATGGGACGCCATTAATTGTAAAAAAATTATTGCTGACATCTGTCAAACCGCCATCGTTTACACTTGTAATTTTTACTTTATAATCAGCTCCAGCTGCAATAGCACCAGGAATGCTCCACTGAAACTCGCCATCACTTTCTGTTGATCCAACTATTTCAGAATCAAATGCTGCACCCTTAAACAAATCTATTTTTACATTTTCAGCAATGTTGTCATTCCAGCGGATATTAAATGAACCTGCAGCATTCCACTCTTCTCCACCATTAGGTTGTGTTACTTCAATAAAGGGTGATCCTTCGATGACAAAAGATAATTCTGATCCTCCAACAGAAGATGAAAAGCTGTTGTCAACTGCCTGTACTTCCCAGAAATATGTTCCTGGTCCCAACACAGTAGCCCAGGCCAGGTTTTGGCCAACATTGCCACTTTTAGACAATTTGTATTTTTTTGTGATCGGTATTGTATGCGACGATTTTATATCCCCTAAACCAGCAGCAGTTCCGATTCGCAGATTGTACGTTAATCCCATGGAATCTGTTTTAGTATCTCGACCACGGTTCCAAAATAGAGTAACCTCATTTCCATTTAGTGTATGATCGACAAATGTTGGGGCAAATGGTCGGCCATTGGAAATTGAAGTATTGCTTGAATATAAAAATGTTCTCCGTGTTCCATCCGATTCCCAACCGGCAATGGCAAAATCCAAATCACCATCATTATCATAATCACCAACAGCTAAGGCGCAATTGGCAAGATTTGGTCCCTCAAAACCGCTGTCGTCAAATCCCGTTCCATTATTCACATAAATCTTAGTTACATAACCTGCTGATGCTGAACCGGCAATAATAATATCCAGAGCACCATCGTTGTTAAAGTCCGCCCATTTTACATCACTTTTTTCCATTGGTTCTAAAATACCGGAAAACTCAGTAAAAGCGCTTAAATCATTTCTAAAAATCTTTGTTTCGGAACCGGGTAAATTTCCACTGATTAGTAAATCCAAATCACCATCCTGGTCAAAATCTCCCCAATCGGATGAGCTGTTTAAATACCCCGGAAAAGAAAATCCTGTATCACTAAATAGATTTTGATCCTGCTTGTATAAAACCGATGCGCGGCCATTATCACTTAAACCGGTAACAAACAAATCCAGATCACCATCGTTATCGAAATCGACCCATTCAAGATCACCACTTTCACTTCCATCAAGCTCAATTCCCGAATCAACAAAACCAATGCCCGAATTATTATAAATTTTTACCGGGCGGTCAATTGCACTATTTCTACCGGTATACGCTATATCA
This window harbors:
- a CDS encoding T9SS type A sorting domain-containing protein, producing the protein MNVFIKIILIFLIISIQTNAQTFEELDIGLPNFQDGALAWGDFDNDGDLDLAATGFDNTSGNKVSYIYVNEGGPIFTPSSILANASNGSIEWGDMNGDGNLELLLSGDAAATHIFKIDTSNGSIIDAVHLPVDFGDALWVDYDNDGDLDVHLASRGELHQNNSEIFTLDVTASEGIKSISGGADAAWADYDGDGDKDLVIAGGNFDSYLFRNDNGVFVDLEYDFDATADGQSFFTNGFTLADIKWADYDNDGDPDLLMNGEGRDDDAGTDAKITVMYKNIGPDLNNAGKWLFEQTEDERNTNSRMYEGTHYGSIAWGDFNNDGNRDFFVNGSQGSTTNASDYAAFVYANVGTDTFQLDVGVSNTIRGMGRAASAVGDYDGDGDLDIVQFGYSGTNGGLGYSTRLYKNSVNSVYANQAPGVPQNLRTQVVADSVFLIWDAPVDDRTPSQGLTYNVRVGSAAGKEDIVASHADLATGKLKIPVKGNAESNSFYKLINLQNDQNFFWSVQAVDAGYSGSEFSPEIAFNTFAASIDVISPTAGDTLIGGEPFVIQWNSNNVATVKIDYRLNASAAWIQVVSNADAAAGEFLWSVPEVQSNTAQLRIVDSQDSSIVAVSDGLFKILPRYIEVYHPNGGELFLVDSTYFIDWFAPYTSNFRVEFSSNAGLAWTQIGVVNDGFGDQSIEWKVPNITSLQCLVRVTDLNHSLVQDVSDAFFVISPSAQINLTSPNGGEMWLAQSSHSITWSSTSIISVKLEYSLNSGSSWILISDAVSASTGSFNWTIPNVQSTTCLVRISDVANSVLNDVSDGSFTINKVLADTSGPVLSNFDYSEDELLNTQSPVTVDVTDASEIGNVILLYQKGGDDFFENVSMTNTGGSTYSANIPSFAVTERGVLFYILATDEFNNETVSDTSNIEVTLENGLSNPSSTLAGNDISDYRLFSVPVNLENKSPANFLTINTDFGEYDTENYRMFGYDRASQEIREYPDIGSITPDQGYFLITTDDKVMNSGLGATNDISEPYMIAVPQGWSLIGNPFSFEIPYDSLFTDSDVDFKLWSFEGAWQLNESGLVPWKGYALWVAQATNFYISPGKSGLSKSVAYYDTKLNDAENWLVKVKAVSTKNISTFNFFGQDENALDGFDEFDLSAPPVLKGQLAVHFPQNKNPEKMQVADIRKPSDRGHSWPLLVETAGHEKIDLIFEGIEDIPEKFDIFLLDKKTKTPYNLRNSNELQFAVKNISQKDFEVYFGSQEYLESLQFADLLYPEKFSLNQNFPNPFNPVTQITFTLSKASPVKLEVFSLLGQHSETLVDGFLQKGTYSSVWDATRFSSGIYFFKLTAGTYSETKRGVLIK
- a CDS encoding DUF2380 domain-containing protein, with product MVKTVSWVTIFSFTFFLFLSPLSTELKAQQKAKRIAVLDLQGEGVSKSAAKTLTDRLRSKLVNTGAFHVLEREQMDEILGEQGFQQSGCVSDECLVEIGRLVGVEQMVGGSIGKIGQTYTLDLRIIDVQTGRILKTVSEDYRGDADGLLGVLETASIKIAGKQVQPKSNEEGSTWYYWVGGGVLVAAAAAVLLMGGDDGGSGSNELPDVGGIWPPPSN
- a CDS encoding T9SS type A sorting domain-containing protein codes for the protein MKTKTILILVLTSLTLCSFSQAFQISFTAQAIDFFGGSHGAIEFGDFDGDGDLDLLLMGEENSNNIGVVYINTGTSFHKDSLITLPLAARIVDAKWGDYDNDGDLDIFMAGKSIVRKSRIFKNDGGSFTEIDDGFEAMEDCAVDWGDYDNDGDLDIAYTGRNSAIDRPVKIYNNSGIGFVDSGIELDGSESGDLEWVDFDNDGDLDLFVTGLSDNGRASVLYKQDQNLFSDTGFSFPGYLNSSSDWGDFDQDGDLDLLISGNLPGSETKIFRNDLSAFTEFSGILEPMEKSDVKWADFNNDGALDIIIAGSASAGYVTKIYVNNGTGFDDSGFEGPNLANCALAVGDYDNDGDLDFAIAGWESDGTRRTFLYSSNTSISNGRPFAPTFVDHTLNGNEVTLFWNRGRDTKTDSMGLTYNLRIGTAAGLGDIKSSHTIPITKKYKLSKSGNVGQNLAWATVLGPGTYFWEVQAVDNSFSSSVGGSELSFVIEGSPFIEVTQPNGGEEWNAAGSFNIRWNDNIAENVKIDLFKGAAFDSEIVGSTESDGEFQWSIPGAIAAGADYKVKITSVNDGGLTDVSNNFFTINGVPSITVSHPNGGESLTVGVEYNVDWTSTHESDFRVEYSTNNGSSWSFISDVDATSGNSSTPWTIPNVPSNQCLVRVTDKNDGAITDVSNSVFSIVAAGSATITLSVPNGGEQWEAGRVKRINWSSTDVANIKIEFSFNNGNGFNVVEASVPATPAFYEWTLPALVSNQCLIRLSAVANADINDVSTSTFAIIDTTAPAFTNFDYSEDEQKGSESPVTIEVIDNTGVDYVSLFYKQGGETNFTEVDMSLFSGNVYQGAVPSFAVSERGVEMYVESGDNHDNYRISETVGITVALPQGLENPVTPPAGSDVFDYRLFSIPLDLDDKSPTKFITNNPDLGSYDTERFRWFGYDRTSQEIREYPDVGNITPDQGYFIIMADDYAVNSGTGSTIDASEDYEISVPKGWSLIGNPFNFRVPFDSLYTWPQVDYKLWTFTGDWELNESGLEPWRGYALWVADGTNFYIAPGADKLGKPATVYSTKNNSDDNWLIRIKATNGKSSSAFNFAGQLKNASDELDSFDLSAPPRLQKQVYISFKNEREEHKVTDIREINQEGHTWQFTCYTNPAEEVLTLEFSGLTNLADKDIFLFDHKTALSFNLKNQNDIKFAAKGSQKREFTLAVGTESYINSLNLESQLYPTAFALKPVFPNPFNPVTQLNYSIMDEGHVTLDVYNVLGQHIAKLVDAELAAGSYNAVWQAQNVSSGIYIFKLSTGNKTAIQRGLLIK